Within the Osmerus eperlanus chromosome 10, fOsmEpe2.1, whole genome shotgun sequence genome, the region AATTGCTAGCATTATCCATTGGAGAGTGAAAGACTGCTATTTGCCGTGACAAATTATGCTTCCTTATATTATTAGTAAATAAGACAGATCCCTAATAAAATATTATACACTGGCAGTATGTTGAAGATCTCTGATCAAAACACCACCATGTAGCCAATCTTACAGAGATCCTTCACTATGATCACTTCCCAAACACATTATCATACACAATGAAGCACAGTTCCAAATGAGCAATCATTCACAAATGAGGATGCAAGTCTAGGATGTTCGGGAGGAATCagacagaagaggggggggggggggggctcagtcACAGTGAATTTGCTTCTTCCAGTGCCTTCATTTCCTACAAGGCCTGTTTAGCTGAGCACCACATGGCGGTCGAACACAGACTTCCTCTGCTCCTGGACCTGCCTCCTCCAGCGCTGCTGAGCGTGCTCCACTTTGTTCAACATGTTGGGCCGCGACTGAGAACGAGACAACACGTTGTGGGCGTTAGCGAACGGCTGCTGGTCCTACATGAGACGCACACAGAAGAACACATGTCAGAAGCACGATCAGCCTAGCAAGTTCCCTCATCCCGATCCCTTCGCCGACATGGTCGATACAAATGCACATACCCCAACGTCATCATCGCTCTGGATGAGCTGGGAGTGTCCAAACAGCCTCCTCTTCAACATGGGCTCCAGCAGGGTCAGGTACACCATGTAGAGCAGCAGCAGGCCCAAAATAGACAAGTAGAGGATAATGGTCACCTGGAACAGAGTAGACATGTACATCATGGTTAGCCCTGACTATAACGCTATTTTAATTGTCAAAGAATGTTATAGAATGTGTTGGAGTAGTGTCACTTTAACAAcctatagtctgtgtgtgtaataacTCAACTTAATTAAATATCGACTAACCCCACACTGAACTTACTTTAATGGTTCCAGAGCTTCTTTCCTCATATTTGCATTCACAACGTAAGCAGTATGCCTCCACATCGTTGCCATCAACTGGCATTGGCTCCACAACATGCAGACAGTTACTAGGGGTGAATACAAACTCAATCTCACTGGTTTACAGTAGTTAAAGCAGAGAACAACAAGCCTGGGAAGGGTTTACAGGAAATTAGTCAAAGGCACAAACAGAAAAGTAGAGATGCTGTATTGGtacatgttttcttttttattgtTGGCATGTTTGTATTTGTGGCAGTGTTCGTGATGACGTACCAATCCTTCAATGAAACATTTTGCTTGTAGATCTGTCCTAATACCTCTCTGTAGGGTGGACAGATGCATTTACATCGGATGTCTTCTGAATTCTGGGGGATCAGAATAATAATATAAGattaattatataattatattgaTAGCTAGTTAGTTAACTGCGACAGACAGGGACGAGATACCACAGTCAACCACAAAACGACTCAAACGGCCGATTGCCTTTTCTTAAACGAAGCTAACATCAAACGATAGCAGGTTAAGGCTAGTAGCTAAGCTAGCTACGTTACAGTACCCCAGTACTCGTGTAAACTGACTGTATCTAGCGAACCAATTTTACAGTTAAGATGTTACATTCCAATCATGTGCGTTTTAAATATACATGCGATTGCAATTAAAAATCAATATGGTTCTAGCATCCTAGCCTAGCTTGCCTTGGCATCCGATGTCTGTGTTGACATAAGtagaaaacaaacaacaactgaGAGCAGTTGGACAGCGACGGAAGACACCATTTTCCTTTGTTTCGATTCGAGAATACTTGTTTGGTCGTATATGGCGAAATTTACCTGCAAAATACTTATACTAAGATATTACTATGAACCAACTGTAAAGACTTAGGAGCCCAcaactagctagccagctagctaaaaCCTAATCAGCTGACTACAGGCGCGTCTTCCTGTGTCCATGAATAATATCCCCGCTAGTACGGTACAACCGGAACCAATCATAGTCCTTttattattcatttagcataaaAGTAAAAGAGGTATGAAACCAAAACACAAGAATACTTTTATTCGCTTTATTTACAACATGTTAAATGTACAAAAAAATATAGACATACATTTATTTACTAAAACATAAGTGAATATAGAGCAATTCTATTTTACAATCCACTCACTCCGTCTCACGACTGGCTCACCCTCGTAATGGTCTGCTTTTGAGTATGAAGGctactccatctctccattttAAAAACAATTTGTGAGTGAAGAGTGTCTTTGGTAGCTGTTGGTGGTCCTGGTACATTAGTAATTTGACAGAGCAAGGTCTTGTCTATTGTCCAGTTATAAGGCAAAACCATGATTTCgagagaaaaataataattatacatGATCTTGAAGCAGCCACCATACATGTGAGTATGTGTTAATGTGTCAGAGCTACTAATACCAGGAATGCAGTTAACTACAATACATTATCATTATCACAGACTTTTTACATCATATACAAAACATTCATAGGAATAATTGCTTTTGCAGTGTCACTACATTCCTTGTAGTGCTATAATGTTCCCAGGATAAGGTCACATTTGTGCTATATTTGTTTTGCATCTCATTCAGCCAGTTATCTTCTAAATGTGAAACAGGAAACTTGTTAAGTATGTTATAAGTACACACTATCTATCTTGTTGACATTCAGTATAAATCTCACATAACTAATGTCAGGTGACACTTGCTTTCTATGCTATTGGTGAAGATATAGATACATCATGAATTTTCATGAATATATTTACCAGTGTTCAAACTGATGCATTCATATTGCTAGAAAACTAAAGGATATCTTGAAGCTCTTGGGCATCACCAAACAAAGGTTGGATATATAAGCGGTTTGCAACTTCAGAGTCAAACATTgaaaatacttttcagaatcagCCTAACATTCAACAAGCTCAAGCACATAATTTGATGATCCTACGGAAGCAAGAGCAAGGAGTGGTGTCAGAAACTGCCACTTTGTTCCAGAACTAATCGCTTTCCTCAAGGGCCAACAGGAAATTACTGTGAGAAATGTCTGATTGGTTTGTTTCATCAAAATAACTACATTAAGTGTACAGTCCACTCTTGTCATCAATCCTCATAGGACAGGATAACTAAATGATATGTGTGTATTGGTCAGTGGAGAACATAAAAGCTGAAGCCAGTAACTAAGACAGAAACTGTTCATGAAAGTTCCACAGAGTAAGTTGGTGGCAACAAATTGCTTCTAAGGACGTAGGAATCTCAAGACCTTGGAGCGTAGGAATCGGATGAAGGATTTGGGAAACATTTCTTTTGACTCCTGTGCTGTGTAGTTGAAGAAGTTCTGTGGATGGGCCAAAACATCAAACAGTGCCTTCATTAGCTTCTTGTCCTGCaaaagatacagacacacaagttAAGATTCTAAATATAGTTTGTAGTATGTCAACAGAGGACATCCATAAAGAGAAACTGGAGTCTAAGGGTTCTTTGGAATATTTTAAGAGGCTGGTATCTTTACAGCAGTCTGAAGAAGATTGCTGCTATTCACTTCCTCATTGTCACATAGGCCATTTCATTGTTGTTtttactttatttttatttttggtgtcgacacattgttttgttttggtgatGTTTTCAGGTATGAGAATTATTACTCTTAAAAAAGACTTGGTACTCAAAGGATAGAAAACAATAGATAGAAATAGAAAACAATGTTGTCGCCACAAGAGGGCCCTATATGCAAATATAAGTGTGACTGTGGATAATACAAAGAGCAAGGTCCTATGCATTTGGGGGAAATAAAGCAGATTTCACCTTGAGAATTTCCTGATGATTCTCCGATGCATACAACCTTCCGTCTCTGACTATGTCTTCTATTAGTTCCTGGTAGTCTTCTGAAATGCATAGAATGGCAGTGCATTAGTTCATGTATCCCTTTTTTTTATCTCTGCTATTCATAAATTGAGAAAAAAACAAGGCCTTCCCCAGATAACGTGAGTTTCTTACCATCATAGGTGACGTAGGGAACCTGGAAGCCCTTCCCACTGTTCCCCTCATTGGATCTGAACTGGATCCACAGCCTCTTGGAACGGGAGGTGAAAGCAATGGGCCGTTCGTATGTCTGGCACGTCTCATAAGTTGTCACAGAGTTGGGAAGAGCTGTGCAATCAGGAAATATGTGCATGTGTCAGACACAAGAACAACATTAAGATCGGGAGCCCTAATGTTATATTGCAACCTCGTAAGGGCATTAAACTCTGTCCTATTGTAAGTGCATCACCTCATAGAGGTGCTAACATGCTATGCAGCCTCAACTGCCAAACCTGACACCTGACATCTTTCAAATTCCAAAACACTGAATTCATGGCCTATTGCCACCTACAATTCCTCGCCACTTACACTTTAGCACACATACACCATGACACACCCTgctgacctacacacacacgcacacacgcacatgcagcaCTCACAGCTCTTCCTCATGACCAGGTAGTCTCCACACTCGTCCTCAATAGGGAGGAAGATCTCTGGGACCACGATAAGGATCCTGCGTTTAGGCGGGGGGTTGATGGTCCAGGTGCACTCCACGTTGGCCGGGTAGTTCCCCGGGTAGTTGGGGGACTCGATGTAGCCAGTGAAAtctcccagctctcctccacactgCCTGTCTGTGAGGTAACAGCATAGTGTCAAATAGTTTACGCTGTTCTAGGGCAGCAACGCCAATTATATGCAGCAGCACTCCATTTGGGTCACCACGCAACATGGCTCTCGTGAGTCCCAAGACAGGAGTTGAGCCAGGTTTACGTTTTGTCCTTTACTCTCTGGAGTGTTTTATTAAGTCTATAAAGTCATTAGATACAGACatgctgtccctctctttctttctctttcagaaAGCCGTCGTGCGTACTCAAACACTGAACATACTTTTGCACTGCATGATGTTGGTGGAGCCGTCAAAGTCAGTGGTGGTGTTCCCTGGACATGCGGTGCAGTAGTTCTGACCAAATTCCACTTGGTAGGTGCCCACTGAGCAACGGATGCAGCGGTGTGTACTGGTGTTGTAGAAGTGTCCGGGTGAGCACTGGACTACATGAGCagaacagaaaaagaaaaaaaaagttgtactgGATTAGGTCTTCAAATACAGCttggaatgtgtgtatgtgtgcttctgTCAAATGTAGTTGGAACTCGGCTCGAGTCTGTTAGCATCAAACAGTGCGCTGCAGGGGGCAGTAGAGCTCACTTTCAAATAAAGAAACATGGAACTCTGTATaatcctccaccagcctcccaTACATGGTACTATGATGTTACGATGCAACACGTCAGTTAGTGACGGTGCGTTGGGGCACGCAAACACAGTTCTGGAGCCAGGCTTGGTGCAGCTGGAACGTGAAGAGGACCTCCTCACCTTTGGTCTCACACTCCTGGAAGGACACGGCTCCGTGGCGTTTGGTGACCAGACTCCCTCCACAGGGGAAGCAGGAGGTGCGACCCACCTCAGGCTGGTAGGTGCCCAGGGGACAGGAGAAGCAGGGTAGGAAGCCGTCATGGGAGTACTGGCCAGGGAGACACTGACCTGGGAACACAAGAGTATGAGGCCAGTTCTGATATAgcaatacacagacacatactgaaGTCTGTCAGGTCAATAACAATGTTTTGCTCC harbors:
- the tmem9b gene encoding transmembrane protein 9B isoform X2, coding for MVSSVAVQLLSVVVCFLLMSTQTSDAKNSEDIRCKCICPPYREVLGQIYKQNVSLKDCNCLHVVEPMPVDGNDVEAYCLRCECKYEERSSGTIKVTIILYLSILGLLLLYMVYLTLLEPMLKRRLFGHSQLIQSDDDVGSRPNMLNKVEHAQQRWRRQVQEQRKSVFDRHVVLS
- the tmem9b gene encoding transmembrane protein 9B isoform X3; this encodes MPVDGNDVEAYCLRCECKYEERSSGTIKVTIILYLSILGLLLLYMVYLTLLEPMLKRRLFGHSQLIQSDDDVGDQQPFANAHNVLSRSQSRPNMLNKVEHAQQRWRRQVQEQRKSVFDRHVVLS
- the tmem9b gene encoding transmembrane protein 9B isoform X1; this encodes MVSSVAVQLLSVVVCFLLMSTQTSDAKNSEDIRCKCICPPYREVLGQIYKQNVSLKDCNCLHVVEPMPVDGNDVEAYCLRCECKYEERSSGTIKVTIILYLSILGLLLLYMVYLTLLEPMLKRRLFGHSQLIQSDDDVGDQQPFANAHNVLSRSQSRPNMLNKVEHAQQRWRRQVQEQRKSVFDRHVVLS